A region of Polyodon spathula isolate WHYD16114869_AA chromosome 4, ASM1765450v1, whole genome shotgun sequence DNA encodes the following proteins:
- the ly86 gene encoding lymphocyte antigen 86 isoform X2 yields MSSSSFTEGQDIKNLYLTIEGFANGKPVIQFHYTLCDPSFERLSFCGKKRGELIYYEGAVKIPLPIIPRGHFDITLLLLNQNHFGIVCANVTIIKT; encoded by the exons ATGTCCTCCTCTTCTTTCACAGAAG GGCAAGATATCAAAAATCTCTATCTTACTATTGagggttttgccaatgggaaaccTGTCATACAGTTTCATTATACTCTCTGTGATCCCAGCTTTGAGAGGTTAAGTTTTTGTGGAAAAAAACGAGGAG AACTTATTTATTATGAGGGAGCAGTCAAAATACCATTGCCAATCATTCCTCGG GGGCATTTTGACATTACCTTGCTGCTGCTGAATCAAAATCACTTTGGTATTGTGTGTGCCAATGTCACCATCATCAAAACATAA